In the genome of Globicephala melas chromosome 3, mGloMel1.2, whole genome shotgun sequence, one region contains:
- the IRX4 gene encoding iroquois-class homeodomain protein IRX-4 isoform X1 codes for MSYPQFGYPYSSAPQFLMTTNSLSTCCESGGRTLADSRPAASAQAPVYCPVYESRLLATARHELNSAAALGVYGGPYGGSQGYGNYVTYGSEASAFYSLNSFDSKDAPGSAHASLAPAAATAYYPYEPALGQYPYDRGHCRRPIAQPVSRYGTMDSGTRRKNATRETTSTLKAWLQEHRKNPYPTKGEKIMLAIITKMTLTQVSTWFANARRRLKKENKMTWPPRNKCADEKRPYAEGEEEEGGEEEARAQPLKSTKGAEPTDKEKDLELSDLEDFDPLEGEPPECELKPPFQPLDGGLDRVPTVPDGPSAPGKEAPGALRMPLAAGGGATLDQDLERARSCLRSTAARPEHQAGAGAGVGPQACEPKLGFAPAGASAGLEAKPRIWSLAHTATAAAATALGQTEFPSCMLKRHGPPGPAAPSSAPASSSPATPAPAGALDRHQDSPVTSLRNWVDGVFHDPILRHSTLNQAWASAKGALLDPGPLGRSLAGGANVLTTPLARSFPPAAPQDAPASGAAKELLATPKAGGKPFCA; via the exons TTCCTGATGACCACCAACTCCCTGAGCACGTGCTGCGAATCCGGTGGCCGCACGCTGGCCGACTCCAGGCCGGCTGCCTCAGCCCAGGCGCCCGTCTACTGCCCGGTCTACGAGAGCCGGCTGCTGGCCACCGCGCGCCACGAGCTGAACTCAGCGGCGGCGCTTGGCGTCTATGGGGGTCCCTACGGCGGCTCGCAGGGCTACGGCAACTACGTGACCTACGGTTCTGAGGCGTCTGCCTTTTACTCGCTG AACAGCTTCGACTCCAAGGACGCACCGGGATCTGCGCATGCGAGCCTCGCTCCAGCAGCGGCCACAGCCTACTACCCCTACGAGCCGGCGTTGGGCCAGTACCCCTACGACAG GGGCCACTGCCGGCGCCCCATTGCCCAGCCTGTCTCCAGGTACGGGACCATGGACAGCGGCACGCGGCGGAAGAACGCCACGCGCGAGACTACCAGCACCCTCAAGGCCTGGCTGCAGGAGCACCGCAAGAACCCCTACCCCACCAAGGGCGAGAAGATCATGCTGGCCATCATCACCAAGATGACCCTCACGCAGGTCTCCACCTGGTTCGCCAACGCGCGCCGGCGCCTCAAGAAGGAGAACAAGATGACGTGGCCGCCGAGGAACAAGTGTGCGGATGAGAAGCGGCCCTACGCGGAGGgcgaggaggaagaggggggcgAGGAGGAAGCCAGGGCGCAGCCCCTCAAGAGCACCAAAGGTGCAG AGCCCACAGACAAAGAGAAGGATCTGGAGCTCAGCGACTTGGAGGACTTCGACCCCCTGGAGGGGGAGCCCCCAGAGTGCGAGCTGAAGCCGCCCTTCCAACCCCTGGATGGAGGCCTGGATCGAGTCCCCACCGTGCCAGACGGCCCCAGCGCCCCCGGGAAGGAGGCTCCGGGCGCCCTCCGGATGCCCCTGGCCGCCGGGGGTGGGGCCACTCTGGACCAGGACCTGGAGAGGGCCCGGAGCTGCCTCCGGAGCACGGCGGCTCGGCCGGAGCACCAGGCGGGCGCGGGCGCGGGGGTTGGCCCGCAGGCCTGCGAGCCCAAGCTGGGCTTTGCTCCAGCGGGGGCGTCGGCGGGCCTCGAGGCCAAGCCGCGCATCTGGTCCCTGGCACACACGGCCACCGCGGCCGCCGCCACCGCCCTCGGCCAGACTGAGTTTCCCTCGTGCATGCTCAAGCGCCATGGCCCCCCTGGCCCTGCGGCCCCCTCCTCGGCGCCCGCCTCCTCCTCGCCTGCGACCCCGGCTCCCGCCGGTGCCCTGGACAGGCACCAGGACTCCCCGGTAACCAGTCTCAGAAACTGGGTGGACGGGGTCTTCCACGACCCCATCCTCAGACACAGCACTTTGAACCAGGCCTGGGCCAGCGCCAAGGGCGCCCTCCTGGACCCGGGGCCGCTGGGCCGCTCGCTGGCGGGGGGCGCCAACGTGCTGACGACGCCCCTGGCGCGCTCCTTCCCGCCCGCTGCGCCCCAAGATGCCCCCGCCTCCGGCGCAGCCAAGGAGCTGCTAGCCACGCCCAAGGCCGGCGGCAAGCCCTTCTGCGCCTAG
- the IRX4 gene encoding iroquois-class homeodomain protein IRX-4 isoform X2, which produces MSYPQFGYPYSSAPQFLMTTNSLSTCCESGGRTLADSRPAASAQAPVYCPVYESRLLATARHELNSAAALGVYGGPYGGSQGYGNYVTYGSEASAFYSLNSFDSKDAPGSAHASLAPAAATAYYPYEPALGQYPYDRYGTMDSGTRRKNATRETTSTLKAWLQEHRKNPYPTKGEKIMLAIITKMTLTQVSTWFANARRRLKKENKMTWPPRNKCADEKRPYAEGEEEEGGEEEARAQPLKSTKGAEPTDKEKDLELSDLEDFDPLEGEPPECELKPPFQPLDGGLDRVPTVPDGPSAPGKEAPGALRMPLAAGGGATLDQDLERARSCLRSTAARPEHQAGAGAGVGPQACEPKLGFAPAGASAGLEAKPRIWSLAHTATAAAATALGQTEFPSCMLKRHGPPGPAAPSSAPASSSPATPAPAGALDRHQDSPVTSLRNWVDGVFHDPILRHSTLNQAWASAKGALLDPGPLGRSLAGGANVLTTPLARSFPPAAPQDAPASGAAKELLATPKAGGKPFCA; this is translated from the exons TTCCTGATGACCACCAACTCCCTGAGCACGTGCTGCGAATCCGGTGGCCGCACGCTGGCCGACTCCAGGCCGGCTGCCTCAGCCCAGGCGCCCGTCTACTGCCCGGTCTACGAGAGCCGGCTGCTGGCCACCGCGCGCCACGAGCTGAACTCAGCGGCGGCGCTTGGCGTCTATGGGGGTCCCTACGGCGGCTCGCAGGGCTACGGCAACTACGTGACCTACGGTTCTGAGGCGTCTGCCTTTTACTCGCTG AACAGCTTCGACTCCAAGGACGCACCGGGATCTGCGCATGCGAGCCTCGCTCCAGCAGCGGCCACAGCCTACTACCCCTACGAGCCGGCGTTGGGCCAGTACCCCTACGACAG GTACGGGACCATGGACAGCGGCACGCGGCGGAAGAACGCCACGCGCGAGACTACCAGCACCCTCAAGGCCTGGCTGCAGGAGCACCGCAAGAACCCCTACCCCACCAAGGGCGAGAAGATCATGCTGGCCATCATCACCAAGATGACCCTCACGCAGGTCTCCACCTGGTTCGCCAACGCGCGCCGGCGCCTCAAGAAGGAGAACAAGATGACGTGGCCGCCGAGGAACAAGTGTGCGGATGAGAAGCGGCCCTACGCGGAGGgcgaggaggaagaggggggcgAGGAGGAAGCCAGGGCGCAGCCCCTCAAGAGCACCAAAGGTGCAG AGCCCACAGACAAAGAGAAGGATCTGGAGCTCAGCGACTTGGAGGACTTCGACCCCCTGGAGGGGGAGCCCCCAGAGTGCGAGCTGAAGCCGCCCTTCCAACCCCTGGATGGAGGCCTGGATCGAGTCCCCACCGTGCCAGACGGCCCCAGCGCCCCCGGGAAGGAGGCTCCGGGCGCCCTCCGGATGCCCCTGGCCGCCGGGGGTGGGGCCACTCTGGACCAGGACCTGGAGAGGGCCCGGAGCTGCCTCCGGAGCACGGCGGCTCGGCCGGAGCACCAGGCGGGCGCGGGCGCGGGGGTTGGCCCGCAGGCCTGCGAGCCCAAGCTGGGCTTTGCTCCAGCGGGGGCGTCGGCGGGCCTCGAGGCCAAGCCGCGCATCTGGTCCCTGGCACACACGGCCACCGCGGCCGCCGCCACCGCCCTCGGCCAGACTGAGTTTCCCTCGTGCATGCTCAAGCGCCATGGCCCCCCTGGCCCTGCGGCCCCCTCCTCGGCGCCCGCCTCCTCCTCGCCTGCGACCCCGGCTCCCGCCGGTGCCCTGGACAGGCACCAGGACTCCCCGGTAACCAGTCTCAGAAACTGGGTGGACGGGGTCTTCCACGACCCCATCCTCAGACACAGCACTTTGAACCAGGCCTGGGCCAGCGCCAAGGGCGCCCTCCTGGACCCGGGGCCGCTGGGCCGCTCGCTGGCGGGGGGCGCCAACGTGCTGACGACGCCCCTGGCGCGCTCCTTCCCGCCCGCTGCGCCCCAAGATGCCCCCGCCTCCGGCGCAGCCAAGGAGCTGCTAGCCACGCCCAAGGCCGGCGGCAAGCCCTTCTGCGCCTAG